A window of the Lepus europaeus isolate LE1 chromosome 5, mLepTim1.pri, whole genome shotgun sequence genome harbors these coding sequences:
- the RPE65 gene encoding retinoid isomerohydrolase isoform X1, whose protein sequence is MSIQVEHPAGGYKKLFETVEELSSPLTAHVTGRIPLWLTGSLLRCGPGLFEVGSEPFYHLFDGQALLHKFDFKEGHVTYHRRFIRTDAYVRAMTEKRIVITEFGTCAFPDPCKNIFSRFFSYFRGVEVTDNALVNIYPVGEDYYACTETNFITKINPETLETIKQVDLCNYVSVNGATAHPHIESDGTVYNIGNCFGKNFSIAYNIVKIPPLQADKEDPISKSEVVVQFPCSDRFKPSYVHSFGLTPNYIVFVETPVKINLFKFLSSWSLWGANYMDCFESNETMGVWLHIADKKRRKYLNNKYRTSPFNLFHHINTYEDNDFLIVDLCCWKGFEFVYNYLYLANLRENWEEVKKNARKAPQPEVRRYVLPLNFDKADTGKNLVTLPNTTATAILCSDETIWLEPEVLFSGPRQAFEFPQINYQKYGGKPYTYAYGLGLNHFVPDRLCKLNVKTKETWVWQEPDSYPSEPIFVSHPDALEEDDGVVLSVVVSPGAGQKPAYLLILNAKDLSEVARAEVEINIPVTFHGLFKKS, encoded by the exons ATGTCTATCCA AGTCGAGCATCCTGCTGGTGGTTACAAGAAACTGTTTGAAACCGTGGAAGAACTATCCTCACCCCTCACAGCTCATGTTACAG GCAGGATCCCCCTGTGGCTCACCGGAAGTCTCCTTCGATGTGGGCCAGGACTCTTTGAAGTTGGATCTGAGCCATTTTACCACCTGTTTGATGGGCAAGCCCTGCTGCACAAGTTTGACTTCAAAGAAGGACACGTCACCTACCATAGAAG GTTTATCCGCACTGATGCCTATGTACGAGCAATGACTGAGAAAAGGATCGTCATCACAGAATTTGGCACCTGTGCTTTCCCAGATCCCTGCAAGAATATATTTTCCAG gtttttttcttACTTTCGAGGAGTAGAGGTTACAGACAATGCCCTTGTAAACATCTATCCAGTGGGGGAAGATTACTATGCCTGCACAGAGACCAACTTCATTACCAAGATTAATCCAGAAACCTTGGAGACAATTAAGCAG GTTGATCTCTGCAATTATGTCTCTGTGAATGGAGCCACTGCTCACCCCCACATTGAAAGTGATGGAACAGTTTACAACATTGGTAATTGTTTTGGGAAAAATTTTTCAATTGCCTACAATATTGTAAAGATCCCTCCACTGCAAGCAG ACAAGGAAGATCCAATAAGCAAGTCAGAGGTCGTTGTACAATTCCCCTGCAGTGATCGATTCAAGCCATCTTACGTCCATAG TTTTGGTCTGACTCCCAACTACATTGTTTTTGTGGAGACTCCAGTCAAAATTAACCTCTTCAAATTCCTTTCCTCATGGAGCCTTTGGGGAGCCAACTACATGGATTGTTTTGAGTCCAATGAAACTATGGGG gTTTGGCTTCATATTGctgataaaaaaagaaggaaatacctCAATAATAAATACAGGACATCACCCTTCAACCTCTTCCATCACATCAACACCTATGAAGATAATGACTTTCTGATTGTGGATCTCTGTTGTTGGAAAGG ATTTGAGTTTGTGTATAATTACTTATATTTAGCCAACTTACGTGAGAACTGGGAAGAGGTGAAAAAAAATGCCAGAAAAGCGCCCCAGCCTGAGGTTCGGAGATACGTACTTCCCTTGAATTTTGACAAG GCGGACACAGGCAAGAATCTGGTCACGCTGCCCAACACAACTGCCACCGCGATTCTGTGCAGCGATGAGACCATCTGGCTGGAACCTGAGGTTCTCTTTTCAGGACCTCGCCAAG CATTTGAGTTTCCTCAAATCAATTACCAGAAGTACGGCGGGAAACCTTATACATACGCATACGGACTTGGCCTGAATCACTTTGTTCCCGACAGG CTGTGTAAGCTGAACGTCAAAACTAAAGAGACCTGGGTATGGCAAGAGCCCGATTCATACCCATCAGAACCCATCTTTGTTTCTCATCCAGATGCCTTGGAGGAAGATGATG GTGTAGTTCTGAGTGTGGTGGTAAGCCCTGGGGCAGGGCAAAAGCCTGCTTATCTCCTGATTCTGAATGCCAAGGACTTGAGTGAAGTTGCCAGGGCTGAAGTGGAGATTAACATCCCTGTCACCTTTCATGGACTATTCAAAAAATCATGA
- the RPE65 gene encoding retinoid isomerohydrolase isoform X2 has translation MSIQVEHPAGGYKKLFETVEELSSPLTAHVTGRIPLWLTGSLLRCGPGLFEVGSEPFYHLFDGQALLHKFDFKEGHVTYHRRFFSYFRGVEVTDNALVNIYPVGEDYYACTETNFITKINPETLETIKQVDLCNYVSVNGATAHPHIESDGTVYNIGNCFGKNFSIAYNIVKIPPLQADKEDPISKSEVVVQFPCSDRFKPSYVHSFGLTPNYIVFVETPVKINLFKFLSSWSLWGANYMDCFESNETMGVWLHIADKKRRKYLNNKYRTSPFNLFHHINTYEDNDFLIVDLCCWKGFEFVYNYLYLANLRENWEEVKKNARKAPQPEVRRYVLPLNFDKADTGKNLVTLPNTTATAILCSDETIWLEPEVLFSGPRQAFEFPQINYQKYGGKPYTYAYGLGLNHFVPDRLCKLNVKTKETWVWQEPDSYPSEPIFVSHPDALEEDDGVVLSVVVSPGAGQKPAYLLILNAKDLSEVARAEVEINIPVTFHGLFKKS, from the exons ATGTCTATCCA AGTCGAGCATCCTGCTGGTGGTTACAAGAAACTGTTTGAAACCGTGGAAGAACTATCCTCACCCCTCACAGCTCATGTTACAG GCAGGATCCCCCTGTGGCTCACCGGAAGTCTCCTTCGATGTGGGCCAGGACTCTTTGAAGTTGGATCTGAGCCATTTTACCACCTGTTTGATGGGCAAGCCCTGCTGCACAAGTTTGACTTCAAAGAAGGACACGTCACCTACCATAGAAG gtttttttcttACTTTCGAGGAGTAGAGGTTACAGACAATGCCCTTGTAAACATCTATCCAGTGGGGGAAGATTACTATGCCTGCACAGAGACCAACTTCATTACCAAGATTAATCCAGAAACCTTGGAGACAATTAAGCAG GTTGATCTCTGCAATTATGTCTCTGTGAATGGAGCCACTGCTCACCCCCACATTGAAAGTGATGGAACAGTTTACAACATTGGTAATTGTTTTGGGAAAAATTTTTCAATTGCCTACAATATTGTAAAGATCCCTCCACTGCAAGCAG ACAAGGAAGATCCAATAAGCAAGTCAGAGGTCGTTGTACAATTCCCCTGCAGTGATCGATTCAAGCCATCTTACGTCCATAG TTTTGGTCTGACTCCCAACTACATTGTTTTTGTGGAGACTCCAGTCAAAATTAACCTCTTCAAATTCCTTTCCTCATGGAGCCTTTGGGGAGCCAACTACATGGATTGTTTTGAGTCCAATGAAACTATGGGG gTTTGGCTTCATATTGctgataaaaaaagaaggaaatacctCAATAATAAATACAGGACATCACCCTTCAACCTCTTCCATCACATCAACACCTATGAAGATAATGACTTTCTGATTGTGGATCTCTGTTGTTGGAAAGG ATTTGAGTTTGTGTATAATTACTTATATTTAGCCAACTTACGTGAGAACTGGGAAGAGGTGAAAAAAAATGCCAGAAAAGCGCCCCAGCCTGAGGTTCGGAGATACGTACTTCCCTTGAATTTTGACAAG GCGGACACAGGCAAGAATCTGGTCACGCTGCCCAACACAACTGCCACCGCGATTCTGTGCAGCGATGAGACCATCTGGCTGGAACCTGAGGTTCTCTTTTCAGGACCTCGCCAAG CATTTGAGTTTCCTCAAATCAATTACCAGAAGTACGGCGGGAAACCTTATACATACGCATACGGACTTGGCCTGAATCACTTTGTTCCCGACAGG CTGTGTAAGCTGAACGTCAAAACTAAAGAGACCTGGGTATGGCAAGAGCCCGATTCATACCCATCAGAACCCATCTTTGTTTCTCATCCAGATGCCTTGGAGGAAGATGATG GTGTAGTTCTGAGTGTGGTGGTAAGCCCTGGGGCAGGGCAAAAGCCTGCTTATCTCCTGATTCTGAATGCCAAGGACTTGAGTGAAGTTGCCAGGGCTGAAGTGGAGATTAACATCCCTGTCACCTTTCATGGACTATTCAAAAAATCATGA